In Saccharothrix syringae, the following are encoded in one genomic region:
- a CDS encoding alpha/beta fold hydrolase: MIESNVPGHAGELAVRTWSNLDASWLAVLVHGHGEHGGRYGHVADALVAAGALVVAPDLVGHGGSAGERALVTDFDGVVADVAAAVSSAAVDLPVVLVGHGVGGLVAARYAQLHPLAALVLSAPVLGTWQGVDALSLPEVPDAPVDPDALSRDPEVGKWYAADPLVWHGPFRRETLEALERALDEVNYGPTLEHLPTLWLHGDADELVPLADTRTGTDRLRGLRFEERIYPGARHEVFNETNSDEVLADVVGFVRRVLAEG; the protein is encoded by the coding sequence GTGATCGAGTCCAACGTCCCGGGCCACGCGGGTGAGCTCGCGGTCCGCACCTGGTCCAACCTCGACGCCTCCTGGCTGGCCGTCCTCGTGCACGGGCACGGCGAGCACGGCGGCCGGTACGGGCACGTGGCCGACGCCCTGGTGGCGGCGGGTGCCCTGGTGGTGGCGCCCGACCTCGTCGGGCACGGCGGCTCGGCCGGCGAGCGGGCCCTGGTCACCGACTTCGACGGCGTGGTCGCCGACGTGGCGGCCGCGGTCTCGTCGGCGGCCGTCGACCTGCCGGTGGTGCTCGTCGGGCACGGCGTGGGCGGGCTGGTCGCCGCCCGCTACGCGCAGCTGCACCCGCTGGCCGCGCTGGTGCTCTCCGCACCCGTGCTGGGCACGTGGCAGGGGGTGGACGCGCTCTCGCTGCCGGAGGTGCCCGACGCGCCGGTCGACCCGGACGCGCTCTCCCGCGACCCCGAGGTGGGCAAGTGGTACGCCGCCGACCCGCTGGTCTGGCACGGGCCGTTCCGGCGGGAGACGCTGGAGGCGCTGGAGCGGGCGCTCGACGAGGTGAACTACGGGCCCACGCTGGAGCACCTGCCCACGCTGTGGCTGCACGGCGACGCCGACGAGCTGGTGCCCCTGGCCGACACCCGCACCGGCACCGACCGGCTGCGCGGGCTGCGGTTCGAGGAGCGGATCTACCCCGGTGCGCGGCACGAGGTGTTCAACGAGACCAACTCGGACGAGGTGCTGGCCGACGTGGTCGGGTTCGTCCGGCGGGTGCTGGCGGAGGGCTGA
- a CDS encoding DUF4232 domain-containing protein — protein MRRLVAFGALAVALTACGNPDQQAGRSTVPVAPGSGSGTTAAAPPAPTPASTPAASTPQASGRCTAAVLAAEVQPGDSGAGNRYAKLVVTNNGPAPCTLSGYSGLQLLDASGQPVPTDLQRTPDPGPAPVVVPPKARAAANLHWTVVPTDAEPVDGPCQPEAARARAIPPDDTQPMSLEWGLGPVCGGGRIEISAFYAA, from the coding sequence ATGAGGCGACTCGTCGCGTTCGGCGCCCTCGCGGTCGCGCTCACCGCGTGCGGCAACCCCGACCAGCAGGCCGGGCGGTCGACGGTTCCGGTGGCGCCCGGCTCGGGGAGCGGTACCACGGCGGCCGCGCCGCCGGCGCCCACGCCGGCGTCGACGCCCGCCGCGTCGACCCCCCAGGCGTCCGGCCGGTGCACCGCCGCGGTGCTGGCGGCCGAGGTGCAGCCCGGCGACTCGGGCGCGGGCAACCGGTACGCCAAGCTCGTGGTGACCAACAACGGGCCGGCGCCGTGCACCCTCAGCGGGTACAGCGGCCTCCAGCTCCTCGACGCCTCCGGGCAGCCGGTGCCCACCGACCTCCAGCGCACGCCCGACCCCGGGCCGGCGCCGGTCGTGGTGCCCCCGAAGGCCAGGGCGGCGGCCAACCTGCACTGGACCGTGGTGCCGACCGACGCGGAGCCGGTGGACGGGCCGTGCCAGCCCGAGGCGGCGCGGGCCAGGGCCATCCCGCCGGACGACACCCAGCCGATGAGCCTGGAGTGGGGGCTGGGGCCGGTGTGCGGCGGTGGGCGCATCGAGATCAGCGCGTTCTACGCTGCCTAG
- a CDS encoding gamma-glutamylcyclotransferase family protein → MHLDGAGWPVTPDPGAVSGWRVAPDGRDLDDWLAAHGEPPLAGRMPVLAYGSNANPAKVTWLREELGLTGPAVVLRARCEGIAAVWAAGLRKTDGQRPATLAAAPGVEEEHAVWFATAEQLRVLDRCEGRGLRYRLVRLRTGRVTLFNGGVVDSVLAYTGAGRRRMPLLVNGRPVRCADVDQRRAHRLGGRPADTDGLDVTPVHGDPSPDDWPDRLFVYGTLQPGMSAWHLVEPFVLGDPVPARLPGVLHDTGRGYPALRPAGGPDVPGHLLRLANPEDALPVLDGYEGDEYTRVRVALPDGRVCWTYLWTSEVGDDMPVLGDGWVENRP, encoded by the coding sequence GTGCACCTCGACGGCGCCGGCTGGCCGGTCACCCCCGACCCGGGCGCCGTGTCGGGGTGGCGCGTCGCCCCGGACGGGCGGGACCTCGACGACTGGCTGGCCGCGCACGGCGAACCGCCCCTGGCGGGCCGGATGCCGGTGCTGGCCTACGGCTCCAACGCCAACCCCGCCAAGGTCACGTGGCTGCGCGAGGAACTCGGACTCACCGGCCCGGCGGTGGTGCTGAGGGCCCGCTGCGAGGGGATCGCCGCGGTGTGGGCGGCGGGCCTGCGCAAGACCGACGGCCAGCGGCCGGCGACGCTCGCCGCCGCGCCGGGCGTCGAGGAGGAGCACGCGGTGTGGTTCGCCACCGCGGAGCAGCTGCGGGTGCTCGACCGCTGCGAGGGCCGGGGCCTGCGCTACCGGCTCGTCCGGCTGCGCACCGGCCGGGTCACCCTGTTCAACGGCGGCGTGGTCGACTCCGTGCTGGCCTACACCGGCGCGGGCCGCAGGCGGATGCCCCTGCTGGTCAACGGCAGGCCGGTGCGCTGCGCCGACGTGGACCAGCGCCGCGCCCACCGGCTGGGCGGGCGGCCCGCCGACACCGACGGCCTGGACGTGACCCCGGTGCACGGCGACCCGTCGCCGGACGACTGGCCCGACCGGCTGTTCGTCTACGGCACCCTCCAGCCCGGCATGAGCGCGTGGCACCTGGTCGAGCCGTTCGTGCTGGGCGACCCGGTGCCCGCCCGGCTGCCCGGCGTGCTGCACGACACCGGCCGGGGCTACCCCGCGCTGCGGCCCGCGGGCGGCCCGGACGTGCCCGGCCACCTGCTGCGGCTGGCCAACCCCGAGGACGCCCTGCCCGTGCTCGACGGGTACGAGGGCGACGAGTACACGCGCGTCCGCGTCGCGCTGCCCGACGGGCGGGTCTGCTGGACCTACCTGTGGACCTCCGAGGTGGGCGACGACATGCCCGTGCTCGGCGACGGCTGGGTCGAGAACCGCCCGTGA
- a CDS encoding winged helix-turn-helix transcriptional regulator, with protein MDTRGDVYDHNCPSRLIADHATSRWGTLVLARLLGGGLRFGELRREVAGVSEKMLAQTLQALERDGLVHREVHPVIPPRVDYSLTPLGTQIAERISGLFTWIEDNLPSLVAAQRAYDARRAENV; from the coding sequence GTGGATACCCGGGGTGATGTGTACGACCACAACTGCCCGTCCCGCCTGATCGCCGACCACGCCACGAGCCGGTGGGGCACCCTCGTGCTCGCCAGGCTGCTGGGCGGCGGGCTGCGGTTCGGCGAGCTGCGCCGCGAGGTGGCCGGCGTGAGCGAGAAGATGCTCGCCCAGACGCTGCAGGCGCTGGAGCGCGACGGCCTGGTGCACCGCGAGGTCCACCCGGTGATCCCACCGCGGGTGGACTACTCCCTCACCCCTCTGGGTACCCAGATCGCGGAGCGGATCAGCGGACTGTTCACCTGGATCGAGGACAACCTCCCGAGCCTGGTCGCGGCCCAGCGGGCCTACGACGCGCGGCGCGCGGAGAACGTGTGA
- a CDS encoding NAD(P)H-binding protein, with amino-acid sequence MKTLITGAAGHLGSAILRHALERIPAERLAVSTRRPEQLGDVGVEVRAGDFAGDLSRTFEGVDRLLIVSADGPDEQRTAAQRAAVRAAAEAGVRHLVYTSVTDADTSPLVLAAVHKATEEAIRESGVPFTFLRNGMYHENYLHPGPITTAAGDGRVASAARDDLALAAAVVLSTPGHEGAVYELTGPRAWSFDELAALRGTTHTRVTAAERVAALEGFGLPGFLAELLTDIEVNIGRGVLADVRPDLEKLIGRPATTIEDAVRAR; translated from the coding sequence ATGAAGACGTTGATCACCGGCGCGGCCGGTCACCTCGGTTCCGCGATCCTGCGGCACGCCCTCGAGCGCATCCCGGCCGAGCGGCTGGCCGTGTCCACCCGCCGGCCCGAACAGCTCGGCGACGTCGGCGTCGAGGTGCGCGCCGGCGACTTCGCCGGCGACCTCTCGCGGACCTTCGAGGGGGTGGACAGGCTGCTCATCGTGTCCGCGGACGGCCCGGACGAGCAGCGCACCGCCGCCCAGCGGGCCGCCGTGCGCGCCGCCGCCGAGGCGGGGGTCCGGCACCTGGTCTACACCTCGGTCACCGACGCCGACACCTCGCCGCTGGTCCTGGCCGCGGTGCACAAGGCCACCGAGGAGGCGATCCGGGAGAGCGGCGTGCCGTTCACCTTCCTGCGCAACGGCATGTACCACGAGAACTACCTCCACCCCGGCCCGATCACCACCGCCGCGGGCGACGGGCGGGTCGCCAGCGCGGCCCGGGACGACCTGGCGCTGGCCGCGGCGGTCGTGCTGAGCACCCCGGGTCACGAGGGCGCGGTCTACGAGCTGACCGGGCCGCGGGCGTGGAGCTTCGACGAGCTGGCCGCGCTGCGGGGCACCACGCACACCAGGGTGACCGCGGCCGAGCGGGTCGCCGCGCTGGAGGGCTTCGGCCTGCCCGGCTTCCTGGCCGAGCTGCTGACCGACATCGAGGTCAACATCGGGCGCGGGGTGCTCGCCGACGTGCGGCCGGACCTGGAGAAGCTGATCGGCCGCCCGGCGACCACGATCGAGGACGCCGTGCGCGCCCGGTAA
- a CDS encoding LysR family transcriptional regulator, whose protein sequence is MPELELRHLRAVCAIAEEGSLTKAATRLGLTQPAMSAQLRTVERIVGGRLFDRTPGGSPPTDLGRQVVGTARLVLDEVDQLVCLARQRSRDGTPGPLLVGGVPTLFFGHFVEELRRVIPCTGVRTEIAPGASDLLELLVSGQVHLGVLDRFEGLERRELRGLEIRRLVSEPQFVALPEDDPLAAQEEVELARLADRDWVSPPDEFVGNRIQIFTACAEAGFTPRLTHHVTEASTARSLVANGAVSFALPQSRSGDGIVVRPLRGAPIMVDLMLATRREGPAAGRAHDVFAAAARAYRAVLPRNPGYAKWWEEHPKAHREIDAALMLDQT, encoded by the coding sequence ATGCCCGAGCTGGAACTCCGCCACCTGCGCGCGGTCTGCGCGATCGCCGAAGAGGGCAGCCTGACCAAGGCCGCCACCCGACTGGGGCTCACGCAGCCCGCGATGAGCGCCCAGCTGCGCACCGTCGAGCGGATCGTCGGCGGCAGGCTGTTCGACCGCACCCCCGGCGGCTCGCCGCCCACCGACCTGGGCAGGCAGGTCGTCGGCACGGCCCGGCTGGTGCTCGACGAGGTGGACCAGCTCGTCTGCCTGGCCCGGCAGCGCAGCCGGGACGGCACGCCCGGTCCGCTGCTGGTCGGCGGGGTGCCCACGCTGTTCTTCGGGCACTTCGTGGAGGAGCTGCGGCGGGTGATCCCGTGCACGGGGGTCCGCACCGAGATCGCGCCCGGCGCGTCGGACCTGCTGGAGCTGCTGGTGTCCGGGCAGGTCCACCTGGGGGTGCTGGACCGGTTCGAGGGGCTGGAGCGGCGCGAGCTGCGCGGCCTGGAGATCCGGCGGCTGGTCAGCGAGCCGCAGTTCGTGGCGCTGCCGGAGGACGACCCGCTGGCCGCGCAGGAGGAGGTGGAGCTGGCGCGGCTGGCCGACCGGGACTGGGTGTCGCCGCCGGACGAGTTCGTCGGCAACCGCATCCAGATCTTCACCGCGTGCGCGGAGGCCGGGTTCACGCCCCGCCTCACCCACCACGTCACCGAGGCCAGCACCGCGCGCAGCCTGGTCGCCAACGGCGCGGTGTCGTTCGCGCTGCCCCAGTCGCGCAGCGGCGACGGGATCGTCGTCCGGCCCCTGCGCGGCGCGCCGATCATGGTGGACCTGATGCTGGCCACCCGGCGCGAGGGACCCGCCGCCGGGCGGGCCCACGACGTGTTCGCCGCCGCGGCCCGCGCGTACCGGGCGGTGCTGCCCCGCAACCCCGGCTACGCGAAGTGGTGGGAGGAGCACCCGAAGGCGCACCGGGAGATCGACGCGGCGCTGATGCTGGACCAGACCTGA